In Oscarella lobularis chromosome 5, ooOscLobu1.1, whole genome shotgun sequence, the genomic window ttgaaTCGTCAAGCGTCTGGCATCTGAGTCAAGAGTGGCGGCAACGATTCGGGTATGTCGCGAGACTGTAGAAAACAGTCTCGTAGCAGGGCTACAGTGGGCGCGGCAGAAGCGAAGCAGCATACTGATAAAGATCACATCGCCCGGATGCCTCTTGTTTTGatttgcaaaagaaaaatatattTTCAGAAAATACACGTGAAATTGATTTCTGATCATAAACGGTCGGCTCATAAATTCATAATCACCTGAGTTGTATCACGTGTTAATTTGTAGCCTTTGACTGTACCATCTCTTTGAAATGCGTCTACAGCTACTCCTGCTTCTGTTTCATTTTGTCTCTCTCCCTGATGCTACTTCTGCATCCTCTCGACCTAACATAGTCTTCATTCTAACGGATGATCAGGACGTCACTCTAGGAGGATTGGAACCAAtggcaaaaacgaaaaaactcATGACTGAGCAAGGGGTACATAAAATTTGAGCACAGCAACGATATCTCAAGCTAAGATAAAGCTGTAGCGTTAGGAAAGAGAGTACAGTACACATGAGTAGCTAAGCCCCGCCCCTCAGTTCTATCTCATTTTCTGATGTAGGTCTTTTTCTCTAACGCCTTCGTAAGCACACCAATCTGCTGCCCGTCTCGTTCTTCCTACCTCACCGGCAACTACATACACAATCACGGTGCATTGAATAATTCGATCGCCGGCAACTGTGCCGCCACCGATGATTGGCAGTCCGGTCCCGAGAAGCGTACATATGCTACCTACATCAAAGAGGCCGGCTATCGAACGGGCTATTTTGGCAAATATCTTAATCAGTATGGATTCAACAAAACGGGTGATAATGGACCGGGACACATACCACCTGGCTGGGACGATTGGATGGGGCTCATCGGAAACTCCAAATACTACGATTATTCGGTGAGCTTCAACGGCGTCGTTGAAAAACATGGCAACGATTACCATGCCGACTACTTCACTGATCTCATTGCTAATCGGTCAATCGAGTTCATTCACAACACGACCAAGTTGCATCCAGACGATCCTTTcttgctcgtcgccgccacgCCGGCGCCCCACGGTCCGTTCACCCCGGCGCCCCAATACGCTGATACGTACGCCGGCATGCACTCGCCGCGAACGCCCAACTGGAATCATCACTCCAAGGACAAGCATTGGGTTGTGAAGGAGCAGGCGATTATGGACGATCAACGAATCAACGCATCAGACACGATTTTCTGCAATCGCTGGGGCACTCTACGGTCGGTCGACGACCTCGTCGgacgcgttttcgacgcACTTAATCAGACGGGAAAGCTCGAGAATACATACATTCTCTATTCGAGGTCGGGGTCACGCATACGAAATCATTTAAATTATAAAtgattttctatttatttagtGATCACGGTTTCCAGATGGGTCAGTTTTGCATACCCGGCGACAAACGCGAGCCGTACGAACACGACATTCGCATACCAATGCTACTTCGAGGACCTGGCATTCCAGCCAACGAGACCCGCCACGAAATCGTTTTGAATATTGACGTCGCTCCGTCTCTCATTGCCatgagcggcggcgagccgCCCGCGTCCATGGACGGCCGTTCGTTCTTTGAAATTGCGCGAGGCGGAAAGGTCGAACCGTCTGAGTGGCGCaccgattttctcgtcgactaTCACGGCGAGGGCAAGCCGCAATGCGAATGCGTCACGTGTCCCATTCCGCCGCCGGACAAATTTCACGAAATCGACTGTTCGAATAATACGTATGTCTGTCTGCGTACTCTCGAAGGTGGCGCCGACGGGCGAGATTCAATCTACTGCGAATTTACCGATACGAATTTCTACGAGTATTacaatttgaaaaaggaTCCGTGGCAGTTGACAAATATCATAGGATCGGCTGATGCCGGGGAGGTCGACAAGCTAAAGACACGACTCGATTATCTTCGCAAATGTCAGGGCGAGTCGTGTCGAAAATGATTTGAAAAGGCTGTGTTTCGAAGTCGGTTGTTTTCTTGCATTTGTTTCTGCTTGTTTGTTTGTGTTGTTAGTTCGACTTCCTGTTGTACCTTGACTGCATGAGCGCAcgctaaagagaaagaagccaAAGATGGGTTCCATGTGGCAGAACGTCAAGCTGTTTACGTTCTTTGCCatcctcttctctttcactCAAAGCCTCACGATAAACGGTAAACGCATGATGATCGACGGGGCAACAAAAGCACGTGAATCTCCTCGCAGGTTTTTTCCCATCGAGCGTATCCTCTCTCGAACGACGCTACGATCTCACGAGCACGCAGGCGGGCTTCCTCGCGAGCGCCTACGACATCTCCTGCGTCGCCTTCGGCTTGATCGTCGGCTACGTCGGCGGTAAATCGCATCGGCCTCGCGCACTCGCTCTAGGCAGCTTCCTTCTTGCGATCGCCGCCTTTGCGTGGGCAGTGCCCCAGTCGTTTACGAGACCTTACAAACCGACTCGCAACGACAGCGCGCACGAATTGTGCGACGTCACGCCGTCCGAATTCACGTCCACTTGTCTATCTCGCACAGGTCAATCGGGCGCCTACGTCATATTCGTCTTCGCTATGATTCTCGGCGGTTTCGCTAGCACCATACTCTACGTCCTCACGCCAACTTTTCTTAGTGACAATACAACAAAACACGCGTTTTTCGCCCACACCGGTTTCTTCAACGCCGCAAATCCTCTCGGCGCGGCAATTGGATACATCGTCGCTGGTTCCGTCTTTTTGAATATTTACGTTGATTTGGGTACAAGTCGACCCGATGGTCTCACCCCCAAACATCCGGCTTGGGTTGGCGCCTGGTGGCTGCAGTTTGTAGTTTCGGGCTGTCTACTCCTTCTCACAAGCTTACCATTGCTCTGCTTTCCGAGCCGAATTCGTCACAGACGACTTGTGAGCGTTCGCGAGTCAATCGAAATGATCGAAGaacgagagaagaaaagtatTGGGGAGGACTCGAAGGAAAGTGCATCGACGCAGACGGCATCCACGCAGACTGGCAGGTCGTGGAACGAGTTCTGGGGTCAACTTCGCGTCGTTCTACGCAATCCCGTTCTAATGTTCGCCATTTTCGGAAATATGTTTCTCGCTATTGTTGTCGGGGGACTCAACGTCTTTTTGCCTAAGTTTCTTCAGCAGCAGTTCAGCATTCCCGCTTCGAGCTCAAGCATTGTCGCCGGAGCGACGACCGTTCCAAGTGCCGTCCTTGGTAGCGTCGTAGTTGGACTGGTCGCAAAGCGGATTAAATTATCTGGACGTGGCTCAGCCAATGGATTGTGGATATTTGCCGCGATAGGCGTGGGAACCGTGTTAACATTTCTCATGGTTTGCAAGACGGGTTCTATAGCGGGATCAATGAATTCGGCTTACAATGACAGGTTGTCattcttttatttctgtCTGTTGCGTTAGGCGGAAGTTTGTCTTTTTTAGCGGCTCGTCAAAGGATAATTTGACGTCGCCTTGCAATGTGCAATGCTCGTGCGAAACGGAGACTTATGATCCGATATGCGGCATCGATAAATTCACCTACTTTTCGCCGTGTCACGCCGGCTGCACAAAATCAAACGCAAcagaagaagatgacgatgatgtatatagttctttttttcaatgGTATTCTCTTATACTGACTCGTTTTAGTTTATTTATTGGGATTGCTCGTGCATCAAACCAGATGAGCGCGAGTCTGACGAGGGTTATCTGTATCAGGCAAAGTCAGGAAGTTGCGATCCGGAAGGTGGTTGTCCGTGGTTGATCCCATTTTGCGTTTTTATCGCTCTCGCGATCTTTATCGTTTTTGGCGGTGGGGCTTTGTATGTGAATGTTCTCATTCGGTGAGTAGTACAGTACGTCCACCCAAGCTGACGcttcttgatttttttctcctacTACGTAGGTGCGTTGCTAAACCGGATAGGTCACTTGGATTAGGAATTCACCGAATGTTCTCTCACTGTGGCTTCATTGTGGGACCCGTTCTCATTGGCGCCGTGATCGATTTGAGTTGCGTGCTGTGGAGCTCGAATTGCGGCAAGAGAGGCAGTTGCTGGGTGTACGATAACGAGAAGATGGCCTACTACGTTCTCATAGTTACCGAAGCGGTTTTCACGCTCGCCTGCATTTGTTTCTTCGTGTCGTGGTGGTGCTTCAAGAAGGAAATGGAGGTGGCAATTGATGAGTGCGATACCGTTCATCCTCCTTCTATGAATAACGACGTCTCTACCGGTGAgagaaaagaggaggagaaaaataAGAAAGCGTGGTCTGACGATACGGATCAGAGTGCCATGGAGTATTAATAAAAACGGTATGTTTTTCGTATTTGGTCATAACTGTATCTATTTAATGTAGTCCTCTTCGCTATACTAATATATGTTTTCTACATGATTAGAGTATGACGCAGGACGTGCTCGCTCTGGGATTTTCTTCGGCAACGATTCGGGTATGTCGCGAGACTGTAAAAAACAGTCTCGTAGCAAGGCTGCAGTGGGCGCGGCAGAGGCGAAGCAGCATACTGATAAAGATCACATCGCCCGGATGTTTTGATTTGCAAAAGAAATATATTTTCAGAAAATACACGTGAAATTGATTTCTGATCATAAACGGTCGGCTCATAAATTCATAATCACCTGAGTTGTATCACGTGTTAATTTGTAGCCTTTGACTGTACCATCTCTTTGAAATGCGTCTACAGCTACTCCTGCTTCTGTTTCGTTTTGTCTCTCTCCCTGATGCTACTTCTGCATCCTCTCGACCCAACATAGTCTTCATTCTAACGGATGATCAGGACGTCACTCTAGGAGGATTGGAACCAATGGCAAAAACGAGAAAGCTCATGACTGAGCAAGGGGTACATAAATATTTGAGAAAAGCAACGATATCTCAAGCTAAGATAAAGCTGTAGCGTTAAGAAAGAGAGTTTGACAGCGTGAGTAGCTAAGCCCCGCCCCTCAGTTCTATCTCGTTTTCTGATGTACAGTAGGTCTTTTTCTCTAACGCCTTTGTGAGCACTCCAATCTGCTGCCCGTCTTGTTCTTCCTACCTCACCGGCAACTACATA contains:
- the LOC136187113 gene encoding solute carrier organic anion transporter family member 4A1-like, coding for MGSMWQNVKLFTFFAILFSFTQSLTINGFFPSSVSSLERRYDLTSTQAGFLASAYDISCVAFGLIVGYVGGKSHRPRALALGSFLLAIAAFAWAVPQSFTRPYKPTRNDSAHELCDVTPSEFTSTCLSRTGQSGAYVIFVFAMILGGFASTILYVLTPTFLSDNTTKHAFFAHTGFFNAANPLGAAIGYIVAGSVFLNIYVDLGTSRPDGLTPKHPAWVGAWWLQFVVSGCLLLLTSLPLLCFPSRIRHRRLVSVRESIEMIEEREKKSIGEDSKESASTQTASTQTGRSWNEFWGQLRVVLRNPVLMFAIFGNMFLAIVVGGLNVFLPKFLQQQFSIPASSSSIVAGATTVPSAVLGSVVVGLVAKRIKLSGRGSANGLWIFAAIGVGTVLTFLMVCKTGSIAGSMNSAYNDSGSSKDNLTSPCNVQCSCETETYDPICGIDKFTYFSPCHAGCTKSNATEEDDDDFIYWDCSCIKPDERESDEGYLYQAKSGSCDPEGGCPWLIPFCVFIALAIFIVFGGGALYVNVLIRCVAKPDRSLGLGIHRMFSHCGFIVGPVLIGAVIDLSCVLWSSNCGKRGSCWVYDNEKMAYYVLIVTEAVFTLACICFFVSWWCFKKEMEVAIDECDTVHPPSMNNDVSTGERKEEEKNKKAWSDDTDQSAMEY
- the LOC136187120 gene encoding N-acetylglucosamine-6-sulfatase-like translates to MRLQLLLLLFHFVSLPDATSASSRPNIVFILTDDQDVTLGGLEPMAKTKKLMTEQGVFFSNAFVSTPICCPSRSSYLTGNYIHNHGALNNSIAGNCAATDDWQSGPEKRTYATYIKEAGYRTGYFGKYLNQYGFNKTGDNGPGHIPPGWDDWMGLIGNSKYYDYSVSFNGVVEKHGNDYHADYFTDLIANRSIEFIHNTTKLHPDDPFLLVAATPAPHGPFTPAPQYADTYAGMHSPRTPNWNHHSKDKHWVVKEQAIMDDQRINASDTIFCNRWGTLRSVDDLVGRVFDALNQTGKLENTYILYSSDHGFQMGQFCIPGDKREPYEHDIRIPMLLRGPGIPANETRHEIVLNIDVAPSLIAMSGGEPPASMDGRSFFEIARGGKVEPSEWRTDFLVDYHGEGKPQCECVTCPIPPPDKFHEIDCSNNTYVCLRTLEGGADGRDSIYCEFTDTNFYEYYNLKKDPWQLTNIIGSADAGEVDKLKTRLDYLRKCQGESCRK